One Halovivax ruber XH-70 genomic region harbors:
- the trkA gene encoding Trk system potassium transporter TrkA, translating to MRVVIVGAGAVGRTIAENLADGHDVIVVDQDEDLVEELTYELDVLAIAGDGTEISTLREAEIDEADIVIASTDDDETNVVICGATKTESEAFTIARVRRRTLLETWQGSEGAFGVDFMVCTDLLTAQAIFRVAGLPAARDVDMFAGGLVRMAEFEIREGSPVAGQTVKEADRYDSLTFAAVFRDDEMLVAKGETVMCEGDRLVVIGSPESITKFAGEVACIEDNGTKEVVVVGASEIGFQAAREFEEHGHELRLIEQDPDRAREAAERLPNTMVLQSDATDTDFLLREHIDEADVLVAALDSDEKNLLAALLAHRVGVERTVAVIENVEYAALFETVGVDVVINPREETAEEIVRFTRAARTEKVAMLEHDRAEVIEIEVGPGSTLTGKPIAEATQDLPEGVVIGAISRGGDLITPRGTTVVRPGDHVVVFVDAAVLDEVIELL from the coding sequence GTGCGCGTCGTGATCGTCGGGGCCGGTGCGGTCGGCCGGACGATCGCCGAGAACCTGGCCGACGGTCACGACGTGATCGTCGTCGATCAGGACGAGGATCTCGTCGAGGAGCTAACTTACGAGCTCGACGTGCTCGCCATCGCCGGCGACGGCACCGAGATCAGCACGCTCCGCGAAGCCGAGATCGACGAAGCGGACATCGTCATCGCGTCGACGGACGACGACGAGACGAACGTCGTGATCTGCGGCGCGACGAAGACGGAGAGCGAGGCCTTTACCATCGCCCGCGTCCGACGCCGGACCTTGCTCGAAACCTGGCAAGGATCCGAGGGCGCCTTCGGCGTCGACTTCATGGTCTGTACAGACCTCCTGACGGCGCAAGCGATCTTTCGCGTCGCCGGGCTCCCCGCCGCACGGGACGTCGACATGTTCGCTGGTGGGCTCGTCCGGATGGCCGAGTTCGAGATCCGCGAGGGGAGTCCCGTCGCGGGCCAGACCGTCAAGGAGGCCGACCGCTACGACTCGCTGACGTTCGCCGCCGTCTTCCGGGACGACGAGATGCTCGTCGCCAAAGGAGAGACCGTCATGTGCGAGGGCGACCGCCTCGTGGTCATCGGCAGTCCCGAGTCCATCACGAAGTTCGCCGGCGAGGTCGCGTGCATCGAGGACAACGGCACCAAGGAGGTCGTCGTCGTCGGCGCGAGCGAGATCGGGTTCCAGGCCGCCCGCGAGTTCGAAGAGCACGGGCACGAACTCCGGCTGATCGAGCAGGACCCGGATCGGGCGCGAGAGGCCGCCGAACGACTGCCGAACACGATGGTGCTCCAGAGCGACGCCACCGACACCGACTTTCTCCTGCGCGAGCACATCGACGAGGCCGACGTCCTCGTCGCCGCCCTCGACAGCGACGAGAAGAACTTACTCGCCGCCTTGCTCGCCCACCGCGTCGGCGTCGAACGGACAGTCGCGGTCATCGAGAACGTCGAGTACGCCGCCCTGTTCGAGACGGTCGGCGTCGATGTCGTGATCAACCCGCGCGAGGAGACCGCCGAAGAGATCGTCCGCTTTACGCGTGCAGCGCGCACGGAGAAGGTCGCGATGCTCGAACACGACCGCGCGGAGGTCATCGAGATCGAGGTCGGACCCGGCAGCACGCTCACCGGCAAACCGATCGCCGAAGCGACGCAGGACCTGCCCGAGGGAGTCGTCATCGGCGCCATCTCCCGCGGCGGCGACCTGATCACGCCGCGCGGGACGACGGTCGTTCGGCCCGGCGATCACGTCGTCGTGTTCGTCGACGCCGCAGTACTTGACGAGGTAATCGAACTCCTATAG
- a CDS encoding TrkH family potassium uptake protein: MGRGHLRVDVRAGLSLVGTLTAALSVAHIVPIIVSLAYGGEDLWVFVATFVLTAAVGLSLRQLDPHPEPGAREAFMVVALTWLFAAVFGAVPYVLAGNGAIAQPVNAFFESMSGFTTTGATVMDNISLDHHSHAILMWRQLTQWLGGMGIIVLAVAILSEMAVGGAQLMRAETPGPGVSKLTPHIEQTARVLWLAYVFFTALFIVLLYALHLAGFAENMTLYNAFAHGFSTLPTGGFSPEARSIQAFSPAVQWLFVPFIFVAGVNFVLWWHVLTGDPRSLVRDAEFRLYLGAVTVLSAVGAVVLFTSSLETVDAGVVGGQLERSLRYAVFQIVSLVNSTGFANMDFYEWSGPAKAILLFAMFVGGSTGSTGGGIKILRWLVILKTLRRELFTTVHPDAVRPVRMNGRVLNEEAVRGIYAFTLLYVVLFFVGIGLLAADAARVGADLTLLDILSASIASLGNIGPGLGEVTGPMGGYGSFPTTSKLLMILYMWIGRLEIFPVLVLLTKAYWRS; this comes from the coding sequence ATGGGCAGGGGACACCTCAGAGTCGACGTTCGAGCGGGATTGAGTCTCGTCGGAACGCTGACCGCAGCGCTCTCCGTCGCGCACATCGTTCCCATCATCGTCTCGCTGGCGTACGGCGGCGAAGACCTCTGGGTCTTCGTCGCGACGTTCGTCCTGACCGCGGCGGTCGGCCTCTCGCTCCGCCAGCTCGACCCACATCCAGAGCCGGGCGCGCGCGAAGCGTTCATGGTCGTCGCGCTCACCTGGCTCTTCGCCGCCGTCTTCGGGGCAGTGCCGTACGTGCTCGCCGGGAACGGTGCCATCGCCCAGCCCGTCAACGCCTTCTTCGAGAGCATGAGCGGCTTTACGACCACGGGCGCGACCGTCATGGACAACATATCGCTCGACCACCACTCCCACGCGATCCTCATGTGGCGCCAGCTCACCCAGTGGCTCGGCGGGATGGGGATCATCGTCCTCGCCGTCGCGATCCTCTCGGAGATGGCCGTCGGTGGCGCCCAATTGATGCGCGCGGAGACGCCCGGTCCGGGTGTGTCGAAGCTGACGCCACACATCGAGCAGACTGCGCGCGTCCTCTGGCTCGCCTACGTGTTCTTCACTGCCCTCTTCATCGTCCTCCTGTACGCGCTCCATCTGGCCGGGTTCGCCGAGAATATGACCCTCTACAACGCCTTCGCACACGGGTTCTCCACGTTGCCGACCGGCGGCTTCTCCCCCGAGGCCAGAAGTATCCAGGCGTTCTCGCCGGCGGTACAGTGGCTCTTCGTCCCCTTCATCTTCGTCGCCGGGGTCAACTTCGTCCTCTGGTGGCACGTGTTGACCGGCGATCCACGCTCGCTCGTTCGCGACGCGGAGTTTCGCCTCTACCTCGGTGCCGTGACGGTCCTCTCCGCGGTCGGGGCGGTCGTCCTGTTCACCTCGTCGCTGGAGACGGTCGACGCCGGCGTCGTCGGTGGCCAGCTAGAGCGCTCGCTTCGATACGCAGTGTTCCAGATCGTCTCGCTCGTCAATTCGACGGGATTCGCAAATATGGACTTCTACGAGTGGAGCGGCCCGGCGAAGGCCATCCTCCTCTTTGCGATGTTCGTCGGCGGATCGACCGGTTCGACTGGCGGAGGGATCAAGATCCTCCGCTGGCTGGTTATTCTGAAGACGCTCCGCCGAGAGCTGTTCACGACGGTCCACCCCGACGCCGTCCGGCCGGTCCGGATGAACGGACGGGTCCTGAACGAGGAGGCCGTCCGCGGCATCTACGCCTTTACCCTGCTGTACGTCGTCCTTTTCTTCGTCGGGATCGGCCTGCTGGCCGCGGACGCCGCTCGCGTCGGCGCCGACCTGACCTTGCTCGACATCCTCTCCGCCTCGATCGCGAGTCTGGGCAACATCGGCCCCGGCCTCGGCGAGGTCACCGGGCCCATGGGCGGCTACGGCTCCTTCCCCACGACCTCGAAACTCCTCATGATCCTCTACATGTGGATCGGGCGACTGGAGATCTTCCCGGTACTGGTGCTCCTGACGAAAGCGTACTGGCGGTCGTGA
- a CDS encoding DUF2240 family protein — translation MSLRVAAAAPFVQRGTQSMRENEFVVSLSMDRDWFSPDQATRLVDVATEAGIIERDGETLVLTTDVAEVQVPEEFVPDEDVLTERSPFERILDAIVADGQPKHEAVGAINACQQSLGLTIEAAALVYARREGVDVADVRPDVREAVLDADA, via the coding sequence ATGAGTCTTCGGGTCGCCGCGGCCGCACCGTTCGTCCAGCGAGGGACGCAGTCGATGCGCGAGAACGAGTTCGTCGTCTCCCTCTCGATGGATCGCGACTGGTTCTCGCCGGATCAGGCCACGCGCCTCGTCGACGTCGCGACGGAGGCCGGCATCATCGAACGCGACGGCGAGACGCTCGTGCTGACGACCGACGTCGCCGAGGTACAGGTTCCAGAGGAGTTCGTCCCCGACGAGGACGTCCTCACGGAGCGGTCTCCGTTCGAGCGGATTCTGGACGCGATCGTCGCCGACGGCCAGCCCAAACACGAAGCTGTCGGCGCGATCAACGCCTGTCAGCAGTCGCTCGGCCTCACGATCGAGGCCGCGGCGCTGGTCTACGCCCGTCGCGAGGGCGTCGACGTCGCCGACGTCCGTCCGGACGTGCGTGAGGCGGTGCTCGATGCGGACGCCTGA
- a CDS encoding HAD family hydrolase: MLRAVVFDLDETLAVPDRDRATLLAEATEATGAPSLDRGEYVEVHRRHLTGETREPIFDELLADADVDPASVAAAYRESVTNSLSILPGVEPMLERLGERYRLGLLTNGPVRAQRTKLEALGLESPFDAIRVTGELVAGKPDERAFAAILDALDVEPGEAVYVGDDVETDIGGATETGMATVQVLLPDATPDPRADAHVDQPNLASTLPTILDELNAE; this comes from the coding sequence ATGCTCCGCGCGGTGGTCTTCGATCTGGACGAGACGCTCGCCGTTCCCGACCGCGACCGGGCGACCCTGCTCGCGGAAGCGACCGAGGCGACCGGCGCCCCGTCGCTCGATCGGGGCGAGTACGTCGAGGTCCACCGCCGCCACCTCACCGGCGAGACGCGCGAACCCATCTTCGACGAGTTACTCGCGGACGCCGACGTCGATCCGGCCAGCGTCGCGGCGGCGTATCGCGAGTCGGTGACGAACTCGCTGTCCATACTGCCCGGCGTCGAACCGATGCTCGAACGCCTCGGCGAGCGGTACCGCCTCGGGCTCCTCACGAACGGGCCCGTCCGCGCCCAGCGAACGAAGCTCGAAGCCCTCGGCCTCGAATCACCCTTCGACGCGATCCGGGTGACCGGCGAACTCGTGGCCGGCAAGCCCGACGAACGCGCGTTCGCCGCAATTCTCGACGCCCTCGACGTCGAACCGGGCGAGGCCGTCTACGTCGGTGACGACGTCGAGACCGACATCGGGGGGGCGACCGAGACCGGGATGGCGACGGTCCAGGTGCTGCTCCCGGACGCCACCCCGGATCCGCGGGCGGACGCACACGTCGACCAGCCGAACCTCGCGTCGACACTCCCCACTATCCTCGACGAGCTAAACGCCGAGTGA
- a CDS encoding universal stress protein: MHFRHLLVPVASEADADVTCHALSGYLDDVERVTAVHVIEKAGGGIDKAPLGKREEDSEDILDDVETTLGDRVQVDTDRYYGTDVAETIFEAAADVDADAVAFRARGGSRIARLLAGDVSTRIVTDPSIPVVSLPKPAE; this comes from the coding sequence ATGCACTTTCGACACCTGCTGGTTCCGGTCGCCTCCGAGGCCGACGCGGACGTGACCTGTCACGCGCTCTCGGGCTACCTCGACGACGTCGAGCGGGTAACAGCCGTCCACGTCATCGAGAAAGCCGGTGGCGGCATCGACAAGGCTCCGCTTGGCAAACGAGAGGAAGACTCGGAGGACATTCTGGACGACGTGGAGACGACACTCGGCGATCGGGTTCAGGTCGATACGGACCGATACTACGGAACTGACGTGGCAGAGACGATCTTCGAGGCCGCCGCCGACGTCGACGCGGACGCCGTCGCGTTCCGTGCACGTGGGGGGAGTCGGATCGCCCGCCTGCTCGCGGGAGACGTCTCCACTCGGATCGTGACTGACCCGTCGATTCCGGTCGTCTCACTGCCAAAACCGGCCGAGTAA
- the pstA gene encoding phosphate ABC transporter permease PstA, translating to MAAESTDANADSAFGRISRRKDVAFRLLALAATLVGIASLALLLANVAIDAVGWLDWGFLTSPPHPFPEQAGFLPAIVGSIAIMLLIALITFPLGVGAAVYLEEYASDGPLTTFIQLNIANLAGVPSIVYGLLGLGLFVGMLDIGYGSVIAAAFTVGLLILPIVIISAQEAIRAVPDSQRQASYGMGATKWQTIRSVVLPRAMPGIMTGTILALGRAIGETAPLIMIAAPTTVFGVPTGLLSKVSAMPLQIYNWASYPQQAFQYGVVAAGVVTLLVILLTINSIAIVIRNRFERST from the coding sequence ATGGCTGCCGAATCGACCGACGCGAACGCTGACTCCGCGTTCGGCCGGATCAGTCGACGCAAGGACGTCGCCTTCCGACTGCTCGCGCTCGCCGCGACACTCGTCGGAATCGCCTCGCTGGCGCTCTTGCTCGCGAACGTGGCCATCGACGCCGTCGGCTGGCTCGACTGGGGGTTCCTGACGAGCCCGCCGCACCCGTTCCCGGAACAGGCCGGCTTCCTCCCGGCGATCGTCGGCTCGATCGCCATCATGCTCCTGATCGCACTGATCACCTTCCCGCTCGGCGTCGGCGCCGCCGTCTACTTAGAGGAGTACGCGAGTGACGGCCCGTTGACGACGTTCATCCAGCTCAACATCGCCAACCTCGCCGGCGTCCCGTCGATCGTCTACGGGCTACTCGGGCTCGGGCTGTTCGTCGGGATGCTCGACATCGGCTACGGATCGGTGATCGCCGCCGCGTTCACCGTCGGCCTGCTCATCCTGCCGATCGTGATCATCTCCGCCCAGGAGGCGATCCGCGCGGTGCCCGACTCGCAACGACAGGCCTCCTACGGAATGGGCGCGACGAAGTGGCAGACGATCCGTAGCGTCGTCTTACCACGAGCCATGCCGGGAATCATGACCGGCACCATCCTCGCGCTCGGTCGGGCGATCGGGGAGACGGCGCCGCTGATCATGATCGCCGCTCCCACGACCGTCTTCGGCGTCCCGACCGGCCTCTTGAGCAAGGTCAGCGCGATGCCGCTGCAGATCTACAACTGGGCCTCGTACCCACAGCAGGCGTTCCAGTACGGCGTCGTCGCCGCCGGCGTCGTCACGCTGCTCGTCATCCTGCTCACAATCAACTCGATCGCGATCGTCATCCGCAACCGCTTTGAGCGATCCACCTGA
- the pstC gene encoding phosphate ABC transporter permease subunit PstC: protein MSEPDFSHDGIRTLRGTAFRYLFLLCALLSIATTLGIILTLLVDAIDFFGTISIVDFLTGTTWAPSHEPVSFGVLPLISGTLTVTIGAAAVALPIGLLTAIYLSEYASERRRAYLKPALEVLAGVPTVVYGYFALVYVTPALDRFLPIGTFNALSASIMVGIMIIPMVSSISEDAMSAVPDSLRQAGYGLGATKFTVSTTIVVPAALSGIFSSFILALSRAIGETMIVAMAAGQTPQMADLTDPAGMFLDSIQTMTAAMVEIGTGDMVSQGVQYQSLFAVGITLFVITFIMNLISEFVASRYREVYH, encoded by the coding sequence ATGAGCGAGCCAGACTTCTCACACGACGGCATTCGAACCCTTCGTGGCACGGCGTTTCGCTACCTCTTCTTGCTCTGTGCACTCCTCTCGATCGCGACGACGCTCGGGATCATCCTCACGCTCCTCGTCGACGCCATCGACTTCTTCGGGACGATTTCGATCGTCGACTTTCTCACGGGAACGACCTGGGCACCGAGCCACGAGCCGGTCTCCTTCGGCGTCTTGCCACTGATTTCTGGGACGCTCACGGTCACGATCGGCGCCGCGGCGGTCGCGCTGCCGATCGGGCTGCTGACTGCGATCTACCTCTCCGAGTACGCCTCCGAGCGACGTCGGGCCTATCTCAAGCCGGCCCTCGAAGTGCTCGCCGGCGTCCCGACGGTCGTCTACGGCTACTTCGCGCTTGTCTACGTGACGCCCGCGCTCGATCGATTCCTCCCCATCGGGACGTTCAACGCCCTCTCGGCGTCGATCATGGTCGGAATCATGATCATCCCGATGGTCTCTTCGATCAGCGAGGACGCGATGAGCGCCGTTCCGGACTCGCTCCGGCAGGCCGGCTACGGCCTCGGCGCGACGAAGTTCACCGTCTCCACGACGATCGTCGTCCCGGCCGCGCTGTCGGGGATCTTCTCCTCGTTCATCCTCGCCCTCTCCCGGGCGATCGGGGAAACCATGATCGTCGCCATGGCTGCGGGTCAGACGCCGCAGATGGCCGACCTCACGGATCCAGCTGGAATGTTCCTGGACTCGATTCAGACCATGACCGCTGCGATGGTCGAGATCGGGACCGGTGACATGGTCAGCCAGGGCGTACAGTACCAGAGCCTCTTCGCGGTCGGCATCACGCTGTTCGTCATCACGTTCATCATGAATCTGATCAGCGAGTTCGTTGCCTCGCGCTACCGAGAGGTGTATCACTGA
- a CDS encoding PstS family phosphate ABC transporter substrate-binding protein produces the protein MSRDSPAAGPAGIGRRELLAAAGVSVSGALAGCSGILAAEGNQINIAGSSTVFPVTEAIASAYTQDNPTTNISLSKTGSGGGFGNFFCVGRTDINNASRAIAEAEEEQCGNNDVTPIEFPVATDALTVVVNPDADFVDCLTVEQLRQIWRADGADRWSDIDDSFPDAELELYGAATTSGTFDYFKEEIVGEETNHRGDYYATEQDRTIVQGVQGSESAMGYFGFSYYSENPDSVKAVAVDNGDGCVEPSLETAQRGEYTPLTRDLYIYVAKESLADPTVRDFVRYYMEQTTSDLIAEIGYVPLNEEKQAENIDKLESNIDEVTA, from the coding sequence ATGTCGAGAGACTCACCTGCGGCTGGGCCGGCCGGAATCGGCCGGCGAGAACTTCTCGCCGCGGCTGGCGTCTCCGTTTCTGGCGCACTGGCGGGGTGCAGTGGGATTCTCGCCGCGGAAGGCAATCAGATCAACATCGCGGGAAGCAGTACCGTCTTCCCCGTGACCGAAGCGATCGCCTCCGCGTACACGCAGGACAATCCCACCACCAACATCTCGCTCAGCAAGACCGGGAGTGGAGGCGGGTTCGGGAACTTCTTCTGTGTCGGCCGAACCGATATCAACAACGCCAGCAGAGCAATCGCCGAAGCCGAAGAAGAACAGTGCGGGAACAACGACGTCACACCGATCGAGTTTCCAGTTGCCACCGACGCGCTCACCGTCGTGGTCAATCCGGACGCTGATTTCGTCGACTGTCTCACCGTCGAACAGCTCAGACAGATCTGGCGCGCCGACGGCGCCGATCGCTGGAGCGACATCGACGACTCGTTCCCCGACGCAGAGCTCGAGCTCTACGGGGCCGCGACCACCTCGGGAACGTTCGACTACTTCAAAGAGGAGATCGTGGGCGAAGAGACGAACCATCGCGGCGACTACTACGCGACGGAACAGGATCGAACGATCGTCCAGGGGGTGCAGGGCTCAGAAAGCGCGATGGGCTACTTCGGGTTCTCGTACTACAGCGAAAACCCCGACTCCGTCAAGGCAGTCGCCGTCGACAACGGCGACGGCTGCGTCGAACCGTCGCTCGAAACGGCACAGAGAGGCGAGTACACGCCGCTCACGCGTGACCTGTATATTTACGTCGCGAAGGAATCGCTCGCCGACCCGACGGTTCGCGACTTCGTCCGCTACTACATGGAACAGACGACGAGTGACCTGATCGCCGAGATCGGGTACGTACCGCTGAACGAAGAGAAACAGGCGGAGAACATCGACAAACTCGAATCGAACATCGACGAGGTGACCGCATGA
- a CDS encoding TrkH family potassium uptake protein produces the protein MSIRVDWRSSASLTGTVLKWLAVPLLAPLALALYDGADVVPFAVSVAVTVVLGLALEQLSDVRELEHREGLLIVASTWLGVALIGAIPFILVGQGAPSQSAFAGPVDGPINALFESMSGLTTTGATIMSGWDFEHQSRAILLWRQLLQWLGGLGILIVAIGLLSNLMVGGAQLMETETQTRSVNKLTPEIEQTARIIWGLYVGLTLVTIAVLYGLNVVGLADEMTLFNAVAHALTSVSTAGFSPEAESIAAFAPIVQWVLIPVMLLGATNFILLWYLVHGDFDRPRQSEELRFYLGVVAFASSLVIGVLVVDPGHIESVEASVRHGLFNVVSMITTTGYASFDYTTWGPGAQHVLFLSMFVGGMAGSTTCSIKTLRWLVILKGLYRNLFLSIHPQAVRPIRLGDSVVDEETIGDIFSYVMLALLIFFGLTVFVVTDASLAGRAVSEFDALGAAASIALNIGPAFGEAGPMDNYAVFPTSTRFVMVVMMWIGRIEFVPVLVLLLPAFWKS, from the coding sequence ATGTCCATCCGCGTCGACTGGCGGTCGAGCGCGAGCTTGACCGGGACGGTCCTCAAGTGGCTGGCCGTCCCGCTTCTGGCGCCGCTCGCGCTTGCCCTCTACGACGGCGCGGACGTCGTCCCCTTCGCCGTCTCCGTCGCCGTGACGGTCGTCCTCGGCCTCGCGTTGGAGCAATTGTCCGATGTCCGGGAGCTAGAACACAGAGAAGGTCTCCTCATCGTCGCGTCGACCTGGCTCGGCGTGGCGTTGATCGGCGCGATTCCGTTCATTCTGGTGGGCCAGGGTGCGCCCTCGCAGTCAGCGTTCGCGGGGCCGGTCGACGGTCCGATAAACGCGCTCTTCGAAAGCATGAGCGGGTTGACCACGACCGGAGCGACGATCATGAGCGGGTGGGATTTCGAGCACCAGTCCCGGGCCATCCTCCTCTGGCGTCAGCTCCTCCAGTGGCTCGGCGGGCTCGGCATCCTGATCGTCGCGATCGGCCTCCTCTCGAACCTGATGGTCGGTGGTGCCCAGCTGATGGAGACCGAGACGCAGACACGGAGCGTGAACAAACTGACCCCGGAGATCGAGCAGACGGCGCGGATCATCTGGGGGTTGTACGTCGGATTGACGCTCGTGACGATCGCCGTCCTGTACGGGCTGAACGTCGTCGGCCTCGCCGACGAAATGACGCTCTTCAACGCGGTCGCCCACGCGCTTACGAGCGTCTCGACGGCCGGATTCTCGCCAGAGGCCGAGAGCATCGCGGCGTTCGCTCCTATCGTCCAGTGGGTTCTGATTCCAGTCATGCTCCTCGGGGCGACGAACTTCATCCTGCTGTGGTATCTCGTTCACGGCGACTTCGATCGCCCTCGCCAGTCTGAAGAACTCCGTTTCTACCTGGGAGTCGTCGCATTTGCCTCGTCGCTCGTGATCGGCGTGCTCGTCGTGGATCCGGGGCACATCGAGTCTGTCGAGGCCTCCGTCAGACACGGGCTGTTCAACGTCGTCTCGATGATCACGACCACCGGGTACGCGTCGTTCGACTACACGACGTGGGGTCCCGGCGCCCAGCACGTCCTCTTTCTGAGCATGTTCGTCGGCGGGATGGCCGGCTCGACGACCTGTTCGATCAAGACGTTGCGCTGGCTGGTCATCCTGAAGGGGCTGTACCGGAACCTGTTTCTCTCTATTCACCCGCAGGCGGTCCGTCCGATCCGGCTCGGGGACTCGGTCGTCGACGAGGAGACGATCGGCGACATCTTCTCGTACGTGATGCTCGCCCTCCTGATCTTCTTCGGGCTCACGGTTTTCGTCGTGACCGACGCCTCGCTCGCCGGCCGGGCGGTCTCCGAGTTCGACGCGCTGGGGGCGGCCGCGTCGATCGCGCTCAACATCGGCCCCGCGTTCGGCGAAGCCGGCCCGATGGACAACTACGCGGTGTTCCCGACGTCGACCCGGTTCGTCATGGTCGTCATGATGTGGATCGGCCGGATCGAGTTCGTCCCCGTCCTCGTCTTGCTGTTGCCGGCCTTCTGGAAGTCCTGA
- a CDS encoding phosphate uptake regulator PhoU, whose translation METRKVQVTGGSTYTVSLPKEWATANGVDAGSTVEFYPEDGALLLTPQRESGHQEGTMDVTDITDEQLTRAVMTMYVSGFDLIRLTADRVTTDQRRAIRDATQNLVGVEVLSETTDSVVIQDLLDSAELSIVNAVSRMRLIAESMLEDAVTAIVENDDDIAHDVIQRDDDVDRLFLVVSRIFRATLRSPTAAESLGVTREDCFDYHSSARQLERVADHAVKMSKLALKLADIPGPVADALHALYEDADDVIRTSMDALDADDSDRATELGHEARQMVREIDEHTRQIDDRLRDLDPVEAQSLGLIVDSLSRCADYGGNIAETALQKAAPRP comes from the coding sequence ATGGAGACCCGCAAGGTGCAGGTGACCGGCGGTTCTACGTATACCGTCTCGTTGCCCAAAGAGTGGGCGACGGCGAACGGGGTCGATGCCGGAAGTACCGTCGAATTCTACCCGGAGGACGGGGCCCTTCTGTTGACCCCGCAGCGTGAGAGTGGCCACCAGGAGGGGACGATGGACGTCACGGACATCACCGACGAGCAACTCACCCGCGCGGTCATGACGATGTACGTGAGCGGGTTCGACCTCATCCGACTGACCGCCGACCGGGTCACGACCGACCAGCGTCGCGCGATTCGGGACGCGACACAGAATCTGGTCGGCGTCGAGGTGCTCTCGGAGACGACGGACAGCGTCGTCATCCAGGACCTGCTCGACTCGGCCGAGCTCTCGATCGTCAACGCCGTCTCCCGCATGCGACTGATCGCGGAATCCATGCTCGAAGACGCCGTCACCGCGATCGTCGAGAACGACGACGACATCGCCCACGACGTGATCCAGCGCGACGACGACGTCGACCGACTCTTCCTCGTCGTCTCGCGGATCTTCCGGGCGACGCTGCGCTCCCCGACGGCTGCCGAATCCCTCGGCGTCACGCGCGAGGACTGTTTCGACTACCACTCGAGCGCCCGCCAGTTAGAACGCGTCGCGGACCACGCGGTGAAGATGAGCAAACTCGCGCTGAAACTGGCTGACATTCCGGGTCCCGTCGCCGACGCACTCCACGCGCTCTACGAGGACGCTGACGACGTGATCCGCACGTCGATGGACGCACTCGACGCGGACGACAGCGATCGCGCGACCGAACTCGGTCACGAGGCTCGCCAGATGGTTCGCGAGATCGACGAACATACCCGCCAGATCGACGATCGGCTCCGAGATCTCGACCCCGTCGAGGCGCAGTCGCTCGGCCTGATCGTCGACTCGCTCTCGCGATGTGCGGACTACGGGGGCAACATCGCCGAAACGGCACTTCAGAAGGCGGCACCGCGACCGTAA
- a CDS encoding 30S ribosomal protein S8e — protein sequence MQDQGRSTRKRTGGRLKHARNPRKDELGREPTETQVGEPRFQTVDSRGNGSKTRALATDVVQVNDGEETVAATIENVVENDANPNYVRRNIITKGAVIETSEGTARVTSRPGQTAQVNAVLLE from the coding sequence ATGCAAGATCAGGGCCGCTCGACGCGCAAGCGTACCGGTGGACGTCTCAAGCACGCACGAAACCCGCGAAAGGACGAACTCGGCCGCGAACCGACCGAGACGCAGGTCGGCGAACCGCGATTCCAGACGGTCGATTCGCGCGGCAACGGCTCGAAGACGCGTGCACTCGCGACCGACGTCGTGCAGGTCAACGACGGCGAGGAGACCGTCGCCGCGACGATCGAGAACGTCGTCGAAAACGACGCCAACCCCAACTACGTGCGCCGAAACATCATCACGAAAGGCGCCGTCATCGAGACCTCCGAGGGGACCGCACGCGTCACGTCCCGACCGGGCCAGACGGCCCAGGTCAACGCCGTTCTGCTCGAGTAA